The following proteins are co-located in the Noviherbaspirillum sp. UKPF54 genome:
- the ppa gene encoding inorganic diphosphatase: MSLNNVPAGRDLPNDFNVIIEIPMNADPIKYEVDKDTGAIFVDRFMGTAMHYPCNYGYIPQTISADGDPVDVLVVTPFPLIPGVVVRCRPIGVLKMTDEAGGDAKVLAVPVDKVLPIYTHWQKPQDLNDLRLQQIQHFFEHYKDLEKGKWVKVDGWEGPDEAKAEIMAGAEAYNKAHSK; this comes from the coding sequence ATGAGCTTGAATAACGTTCCCGCCGGACGCGACTTGCCGAACGATTTCAACGTGATCATCGAAATCCCGATGAACGCCGACCCGATCAAGTATGAGGTGGACAAGGATACCGGCGCGATTTTCGTCGACCGTTTCATGGGCACCGCGATGCACTATCCGTGCAACTACGGCTATATCCCGCAAACCATTTCCGCCGACGGCGACCCGGTCGACGTGCTGGTGGTGACTCCGTTCCCGCTGATCCCGGGCGTGGTCGTGCGCTGCCGTCCGATCGGCGTGCTGAAGATGACCGACGAGGCCGGCGGCGATGCCAAGGTGCTGGCGGTTCCGGTAGATAAGGTGCTGCCGATCTACACCCACTGGCAAAAGCCGCAAGACCTCAACGACCTGCGCCTGCAGCAGATCCAGCACTTCTTCGAGCACTACAAGGATCTCGAAAAAGGCAAGTGGGTCAAGGTGGACGGCTGGGAAGGCCCGGACGAGGCGAAAGCTGAAATCATGGCTGGCGCGGAAGCCTACAACAAGGCGCACAGCAAGTAA
- a CDS encoding serine/threonine-protein kinase, whose translation MTSIAPALSRIGRFYITRELGRGTVGCVYLGHDPVIGRDLAIKTFNPRLTPAEKSRYEQQFLNEARAAGCLSHPHIATIYDASVENGATYIAMEYLQGRELSRMLDNGHRFKPEETASIGWKIADALDHAHRHDVVHRDIKPANIFMVKDELPKLVDFGIARAPKRSGGAEGETPADHWPHTIFQNNKLFGTPAYMSPEQAAGKPAGPPTDIYSLGAVMYEMLVGQKPFQSGSVDKLLNEIALRAPAPPHEVDPNIPMALSQIVMKAMSKRPEKRYQTAEAMALDLKRFLLRERRAMRRMKLEMVALERRHPRKLNFARSPLFWGGCLALAAATMLTFRMLR comes from the coding sequence ATGACATCGATCGCCCCTGCGCTCAGCCGAATCGGACGCTTCTACATTACGCGCGAGCTGGGGCGCGGCACGGTCGGCTGCGTCTATCTCGGCCACGATCCGGTCATCGGCCGCGACCTGGCGATCAAGACCTTCAATCCGCGCCTGACGCCAGCCGAAAAGTCGCGTTACGAACAGCAATTCCTCAACGAAGCCCGCGCCGCGGGCTGCCTGTCGCATCCACATATCGCGACGATCTACGACGCTTCGGTTGAAAACGGAGCGACCTACATCGCGATGGAATACCTGCAAGGGCGCGAGCTGAGCAGGATGCTCGACAATGGCCATCGCTTCAAGCCGGAAGAAACGGCCTCGATCGGATGGAAGATCGCCGATGCGCTCGACCACGCGCACCGCCATGACGTCGTGCACCGCGACATCAAGCCGGCCAATATCTTCATGGTGAAGGATGAATTGCCCAAGCTGGTCGATTTCGGCATCGCGCGCGCGCCGAAACGCAGCGGCGGCGCGGAGGGGGAAACGCCCGCCGATCACTGGCCGCACACCATCTTCCAGAACAACAAGCTGTTCGGCACCCCGGCCTACATGTCGCCAGAACAGGCGGCGGGCAAACCAGCCGGCCCGCCGACCGACATCTATTCCCTGGGCGCCGTCATGTATGAAATGCTGGTCGGCCAGAAGCCGTTCCAGTCCGGCAGCGTCGACAAGCTCCTGAACGAGATCGCGCTGCGGGCGCCGGCACCGCCGCACGAGGTCGATCCGAACATTCCCATGGCGCTGTCGCAAATCGTGATGAAGGCAATGAGCAAGCGCCCCGAGAAGCGCTATCAGACGGCGGAAGCGATGGCGCTCGACCTGAAGCGTTTCCTGCTGCGCGAAAGGCGCGCAATGCGCCGCATGAAACTCGAGATGGTGGCCCTCGAACGCCGCCATCCGCGCAAGCTGAATTTTGCGCGCAGCCCGCTCTTCTGGGGCGGATGCCTGGCGCTGGCAGCGGCGACCATGCTGACGTTCAGGATGTTGCGCTGA
- a CDS encoding GNAT family N-acetyltransferase produces MNYRTRIVSALSEIGQAAWDALVSVQAERNPFLSYAFLAALHETDCAAPDTGWQPQYLTLWRGSELCAALPLYVKSHSYGEYVFDWAWADAYRRNGLAYYPKLLSAIPFTPVTGSRLLARDADAAQQLIDALCALQEHSGLSSTHILFPPAAQAQALQAAGFMLRSGVQFHWLNQGYRSFDDFLSALDRKKRKNIRAERRKVQEAGIRFRHVAGEDATEADWRFFKRCYDRTYAAHYSTPYLNLEFFLRIGETMPQHIRLILAERDGKPIASSLVFHDRLALYGRYWGALEDVPCLHFETAYYQPLEFCIARGIERFEGGAQGEHKMARGFLPEKTWSAHWLAHPAFAEAIERFLQQESGGIDAYIDELDEHTPFKSP; encoded by the coding sequence GTGAATTATCGCACGCGAATCGTTTCCGCTCTGTCCGAGATCGGTCAAGCCGCATGGGATGCGCTTGTATCGGTGCAAGCGGAGCGCAATCCGTTTCTTTCCTATGCTTTTCTTGCGGCGTTGCATGAAACCGACTGTGCCGCACCCGACACCGGCTGGCAGCCGCAATACCTGACGCTCTGGCGAGGCAGCGAGCTGTGCGCGGCGCTGCCGTTGTACGTCAAATCCCATTCGTATGGCGAGTACGTGTTCGACTGGGCATGGGCCGACGCCTACCGCCGCAACGGTCTTGCGTACTACCCGAAGCTGCTGTCGGCGATCCCGTTCACGCCTGTCACGGGCAGCCGCCTGCTGGCGCGCGATGCGGACGCGGCGCAACAATTGATCGATGCGCTGTGCGCGCTGCAGGAGCACAGCGGACTGTCGTCCACCCACATCCTGTTTCCGCCCGCGGCGCAGGCGCAGGCCCTGCAAGCGGCCGGCTTCATGCTGCGCAGCGGCGTGCAGTTCCACTGGCTCAATCAGGGCTACCGGAGCTTCGACGATTTTCTGTCGGCGCTCGACCGCAAGAAGCGCAAGAACATCCGCGCCGAGCGGCGCAAGGTGCAGGAAGCAGGCATCCGCTTTCGGCATGTCGCGGGAGAGGATGCCACTGAAGCGGACTGGCGGTTTTTCAAACGCTGCTACGACCGCACCTATGCGGCCCACTATTCCACGCCTTACCTGAACCTGGAATTTTTCCTGCGCATCGGCGAAACGATGCCGCAGCATATCCGGCTCATCCTCGCCGAACGCGACGGCAAGCCGATCGCCTCTTCGCTGGTCTTTCACGATCGTCTTGCGCTGTACGGCCGCTACTGGGGCGCGCTGGAGGATGTGCCCTGCCTGCATTTCGAGACCGCCTACTATCAGCCGCTCGAATTCTGCATTGCGCGCGGCATCGAACGCTTCGAGGGCGGCGCCCAGGGCGAGCACAAGATGGCACGTGGATTTTTGCCGGAAAAAACCTGGTCCGCCCACTGGCTGGCCCATCCCGCCTTCGCCGAAGCGATCGAACGTTTCCTGCAGCAGGAATCTGGCGGGATCGATGCCTACATTGACGAGCTCGACGAACACACGCCGTTCAAATCACCTTAA
- the hemC gene encoding hydroxymethylbilane synthase, translated as MKVSPPSKLVIASRESRLAMWQAEHVRARLSELYPQCSIEILGMTTQGDQILDRALSKVGGKGLFVKELEVAMSERRADLAVHSLKDVPMVLPEGFALAAVLEREDPRDAFVSNQYASLDELPDGAVVGTSSLRRQALIAARFPKLVIKPLRGNLDTRLGKLDRGEYAAIILAAAGLKRLGMSQRIRGLIEPEQSLPAPGQGAMAIEILDGRDDLVQLLAPLNHEATAQAVSAERTVSRVFGGSCQIPLAAFATVDSGAMRLRAMVATPDGKRIATADASGPASAPEALGNQIAQSLQAQGADDILAACKAMDA; from the coding sequence GTGAAAGTATCTCCTCCCTCCAAGTTAGTGATCGCATCGCGCGAAAGCCGCCTGGCGATGTGGCAAGCGGAGCATGTCCGCGCAAGGTTGTCTGAATTATATCCGCAGTGCAGCATCGAGATTCTTGGCATGACCACGCAGGGCGACCAGATTCTCGACCGCGCCTTGTCCAAGGTCGGCGGCAAGGGGCTGTTTGTCAAGGAACTGGAAGTCGCGATGTCCGAGCGCCGCGCCGATCTCGCCGTGCATTCGCTCAAGGACGTGCCGATGGTGCTGCCGGAGGGTTTTGCGCTGGCCGCCGTGCTGGAGCGCGAGGATCCGCGCGACGCCTTCGTGTCGAACCAGTATGCCTCGCTCGACGAACTGCCCGACGGCGCCGTGGTCGGCACCAGCAGCCTGCGCCGCCAGGCGCTGATCGCCGCGCGTTTTCCAAAACTGGTGATCAAGCCGCTGCGCGGCAACCTCGATACGCGGCTTGGCAAGCTCGACCGCGGCGAATACGCGGCCATCATCCTGGCAGCGGCGGGCCTGAAGCGGCTCGGTATGTCGCAGCGCATCCGCGGCCTGATCGAGCCGGAACAAAGCCTGCCAGCGCCGGGACAGGGCGCCATGGCCATCGAAATCCTCGACGGCCGCGACGACTTGGTGCAATTGCTCGCGCCGCTCAACCACGAGGCGACGGCGCAGGCCGTCAGCGCGGAACGCACCGTATCGCGCGTGTTCGGCGGCAGCTGCCAGATTCCTCTGGCGGCTTTTGCGACGGTCGACAGCGGCGCGATGCGCCTGCGCGCAATGGTCGCCACGCCCGACGGCAAGCGCATTGCGACGGCGGACGCGTCCGGTCCGGCCAGCGCCCCAGAAGCCCTGGGCAACCAGATCGCCCAGTCGCTGCAGGCGCAGGGCGCCGACGACATTCTCGCGGCTTGCAAGGCAATGGATGCCTGA
- a CDS encoding uroporphyrinogen-III C-methyltransferase codes for MNELPSSNNSTPSGGASPAPQLPLQTETGSGHHRLNRPVYAALGVLGFLLAAQWWSSNHEISSLREEMAQRLKTGESINAETKVLVKSMQDSMRDMQAKVNVLEGKQVEAQGQQLALEQMYQELSKNRDDWALAEIEQVLSTASQQLQLAGNVQGALIALQNADNRLSRSDKPQFIVIRRALARDMERLKLLPNIDLPGIALRLDSLIGQIDSMPLLADEKPALPATQPKTSRRASKSASAAKAPANAGNSAADWFSDLEDRWNSWTNEVWTELKQMVRVRNVETPDALLLSPTQAYYARENVKLRLLNARMALLTRNEAMFRSDLLAAQDAISRYFDTRAKQTQTALALLRQVQSSNLSIDMPTLADSLNAVRNYKAKP; via the coding sequence ATGAACGAATTGCCATCCTCCAATAATTCCACTCCATCCGGCGGTGCCAGCCCCGCGCCGCAGCTGCCTTTGCAAACTGAGACTGGCTCCGGGCATCATCGGCTGAACCGCCCGGTGTACGCGGCGCTGGGCGTGCTCGGCTTCTTGCTGGCGGCGCAATGGTGGTCGTCGAACCACGAAATCAGCAGCTTGCGCGAGGAAATGGCGCAGCGTCTGAAAACCGGCGAGTCGATCAATGCCGAAACCAAGGTGCTGGTGAAGTCGATGCAGGACAGCATGCGCGACATGCAGGCCAAGGTCAATGTCCTCGAAGGCAAGCAGGTCGAAGCGCAGGGGCAGCAACTGGCGCTGGAACAGATGTACCAGGAGCTGTCGAAGAATCGCGACGACTGGGCGCTGGCGGAAATCGAACAGGTGCTGTCGACCGCCAGCCAGCAATTGCAACTGGCCGGCAATGTGCAGGGCGCGCTGATTGCGCTGCAAAACGCCGACAACCGCCTGTCGCGTTCGGACAAGCCGCAGTTCATCGTCATCCGCCGCGCGCTTGCCAGGGACATGGAGCGTCTCAAGCTGCTGCCGAACATCGATCTTCCCGGCATCGCGTTGCGCCTGGATAGCCTGATCGGACAAATCGACAGCATGCCCTTGCTGGCCGATGAAAAGCCGGCGTTGCCGGCCACCCAGCCCAAGACCTCGCGCCGCGCATCGAAGAGCGCAAGCGCCGCGAAAGCGCCGGCGAACGCGGGCAATTCCGCCGCCGACTGGTTCAGCGACCTGGAAGACAGGTGGAACAGCTGGACCAATGAAGTCTGGACCGAGCTCAAGCAAATGGTCCGCGTGCGCAATGTGGAAACGCCCGATGCGCTGCTGCTGTCGCCGACCCAGGCCTACTACGCGCGCGAGAACGTGAAGCTGCGCCTGCTGAATGCGCGCATGGCGCTGTTGACCCGCAATGAAGCCATGTTCCGCAGCGATCTTCTCGCCGCGCAGGACGCCATCTCCAGGTACTTCGATACGCGCGCCAAGCAGACGCAGACGGCGCTGGCGCTGCTGCGGCAAGTCCAGTCGAGCAACCTGTCGATCGACATGCCGACCCTGGCCGACAGCCTGAATGCGGTGCGCAATTACAAGGCGAAGCCATAA
- a CDS encoding uroporphyrinogen-III synthase, producing the protein MTDQTARPVIITRPLAQATPLAQRVRDIGRHAVVFPLLDIEPLPDQTQLRAELHDLRRYAMVAFVSPNAINAAFAILPSWPREVAIAVVGEGSRQALAAHGVTDANATIFSPKDTERTDSQTLLEVLDIDALRGKRVLIVRGESGRELLADALRAQGVDVTPLPAYRRRAPALDDAGRGQLLSLLDAQGDWIITSSEALRILVEMVREAATEDGVAKLQQQHLVIPHVRIAETARSLGFTHLTQTASGDEPLLAALQF; encoded by the coding sequence ATGACAGATCAAACCGCCCGTCCCGTTATCATCACGCGTCCGCTGGCACAGGCGACGCCCCTGGCGCAACGCGTTCGCGACATCGGACGCCACGCCGTCGTATTCCCGCTGCTCGACATCGAGCCCTTACCCGATCAGACGCAGCTGCGCGCCGAATTGCATGATTTGCGCCGCTATGCGATGGTCGCCTTCGTCAGCCCGAATGCGATCAACGCGGCCTTCGCCATCCTGCCGTCGTGGCCGCGCGAGGTCGCGATCGCCGTGGTGGGCGAGGGCAGCCGGCAGGCGCTCGCCGCGCATGGCGTGACCGACGCGAATGCCACCATCTTCAGCCCGAAGGATACGGAGCGCACCGATTCGCAGACGTTGCTGGAAGTGCTTGACATCGATGCGCTGCGCGGCAAGCGGGTGCTGATCGTGCGCGGCGAAAGCGGGCGCGAATTGCTGGCCGACGCCTTGCGCGCGCAGGGGGTCGATGTCACGCCGCTGCCAGCCTACCGGCGCCGCGCGCCCGCGCTGGACGATGCCGGACGCGGCCAGCTGCTCAGCCTGCTGGATGCGCAGGGCGACTGGATCATTACCAGTTCCGAGGCATTGCGCATCCTCGTGGAGATGGTGCGGGAAGCGGCGACCGAAGACGGAGTGGCGAAATTGCAACAGCAGCATCTGGTCATTCCCCACGTCCGCATTGCGGAAACCGCGCGTTCACTCGGCTTCACCCATCTTACCCAGACGGCGTCAGGCGACGAACCGCTGCTTGCCGCGTTACAATTTTGA
- a CDS encoding HDOD domain-containing protein, which translates to MELKKAGASGSGTGIGTGDGGVQDAARARDRLLQKINAAADLPALGSAVSRVVQMASSDDEAVSDLAHFILSDVALTQKILRIANTVSYRTASGRQVTTVSKAIFLLGLETVKTTALAMLLVDRLAGTHAQSVRNELLLALTASMVGREMARRSQHKDAEEAAIAALFKNIGRLLVAAHDHRLYLNIARLVESGTHTPAQASKELLGCSFDLLAESVLRSWNIPESIVHALSALPSGVLKPSKGRQEWMQQVASFSLNAAKLIPAMDDPAQADARNALLLRFGAAFNLDHARLEQLFASVAQESSALASDSELAPYFDARGEAHGTHADAGQSAAKAPAQAGLLNELLLDLVEESEPVQVGACHPSGKPLNARDLLLDGVLDVTQMMASGNCKLNDLMLLVLETLYSGMGFRFATVCLKEKHSNRFRARITVGENYAAREAGFVFQFAPGDDLFKLAMENNADLMISDAFAPKIRSLLPDWHRALLPEARSFIVLPLVVQNKQLGLFYADRAQPAPEGVPADETALIKTLKGQVLTALNSL; encoded by the coding sequence GTGGAATTAAAGAAGGCTGGAGCATCGGGCTCCGGGACGGGGATAGGGACAGGTGACGGCGGCGTCCAGGACGCGGCCCGGGCGCGCGATCGTTTGCTGCAGAAAATTAACGCCGCCGCCGATCTCCCGGCGCTTGGCAGCGCCGTATCCCGTGTGGTGCAAATGGCTTCGTCGGACGATGAGGCCGTCAGCGATCTCGCGCATTTCATCCTGTCGGACGTCGCGCTGACGCAAAAGATCCTGCGCATCGCCAACACGGTCAGCTACCGCACCGCTTCGGGCCGGCAGGTGACGACGGTGTCGAAGGCCATCTTCCTGCTTGGCCTGGAAACGGTCAAGACGACGGCGCTGGCGATGCTGCTGGTGGACCGGTTGGCCGGGACGCATGCGCAAAGCGTGCGCAACGAACTGCTGCTGGCGCTAACCGCCAGCATGGTGGGACGCGAGATGGCGCGCCGCAGTCAGCACAAGGATGCGGAGGAAGCGGCGATTGCGGCGCTGTTCAAGAATATCGGCCGCCTGCTGGTGGCCGCGCACGACCACCGGCTGTACCTGAATATCGCCAGGCTGGTGGAAAGCGGCACGCATACGCCGGCCCAGGCATCGAAAGAGCTGCTGGGTTGCAGCTTCGACTTGCTGGCCGAGTCGGTACTGCGCAGCTGGAATATCCCCGAGTCTATCGTGCATGCGCTGTCAGCGTTGCCGTCAGGCGTACTGAAACCGTCGAAAGGGCGGCAGGAGTGGATGCAACAGGTCGCATCCTTCAGCCTGAACGCCGCGAAGCTGATTCCGGCAATGGACGACCCCGCCCAGGCGGATGCCCGCAATGCCTTACTGCTGCGCTTCGGCGCGGCGTTCAACCTCGATCACGCCAGGCTGGAACAATTGTTCGCCAGCGTCGCGCAAGAGTCGAGCGCGCTGGCCAGCGACAGCGAACTGGCCCCGTACTTCGACGCGAGGGGCGAGGCGCACGGTACGCATGCCGACGCCGGACAATCCGCGGCGAAGGCGCCGGCACAAGCCGGCCTGCTCAACGAGTTGCTGCTGGATTTAGTCGAGGAAAGCGAGCCGGTGCAGGTGGGAGCGTGCCATCCGAGCGGCAAGCCGCTCAACGCGCGCGACCTGCTGCTGGACGGCGTGCTGGACGTGACGCAGATGATGGCCTCGGGTAACTGCAAGCTCAACGACTTGATGCTGCTGGTGCTGGAAACCTTGTACAGCGGCATGGGGTTCCGCTTTGCCACGGTGTGCCTGAAGGAAAAGCATTCGAACCGGTTCCGGGCGCGCATCACCGTCGGCGAGAATTATGCGGCGCGCGAGGCGGGCTTCGTCTTTCAATTCGCGCCCGGCGACGATCTCTTCAAGCTGGCAATGGAAAACAATGCCGACCTGATGATTTCGGATGCGTTCGCCCCCAAGATACGCAGCCTGCTTCCTGACTGGCATCGCGCGCTGCTGCCGGAGGCGCGCAGCTTCATCGTGCTGCCGCTGGTGGTCCAGAACAAGCAGCTTGGCCTGTTCTATGCCGACCGTGCGCAACCAGCCCCGGAAGGCGTGCCGGCCGATGAAACGGCGCTGATCAAGACATTGAAAGGGCAGGTGTTGACAGCGCTGAACTCGCTTTAG
- a CDS encoding heme biosynthesis protein HemY: MRILLSLVILFAAAIGLAVGAQFNPGNVVFFYPPYRIDLSLNLFIALAALLFVVVYSVLTAIRSTQQMPQRVAAYRRDKREREGNRAMREALKALFEGRFGHAEKAAIRAADNPDNAGLSALIAARAAHRMGQPERRDVWLAKAQDDQALKTARLMTAIELAVDGQQPESALEAIRELNASGMRHIHALRLALKANQRAKNWPEVLRLVRLLDKRNALHPALSHRLRELAYEALLSSVAHDTESIRRIWAAVPAEDRVRPFVAVRAAGAFNASGLHDEARTIVEKALEVEWDERLVRAYGNSAAAEGSPALLAQIERCEEWARSHPSDSELALTLGVLCLRQKLWGKAQRHLEQALSEASGASTVREAHLKLAQLHEALKQPDEAAAHYRQCALASIL, translated from the coding sequence ATGCGTATCCTGCTCTCGCTCGTGATCCTGTTTGCCGCCGCCATCGGGCTGGCGGTAGGGGCGCAATTCAATCCCGGCAACGTGGTGTTCTTCTACCCGCCGTACCGCATCGATCTGTCGCTCAACCTTTTCATCGCACTGGCCGCGCTGCTGTTCGTCGTCGTATATTCGGTCCTGACCGCCATCCGCAGCACGCAGCAGATGCCGCAGCGCGTGGCGGCCTACCGCCGCGACAAGCGCGAGCGCGAAGGCAACCGCGCCATGCGCGAGGCGCTCAAGGCCTTGTTCGAAGGCCGCTTCGGCCATGCGGAAAAGGCGGCCATCCGCGCCGCCGACAATCCGGACAATGCCGGGCTGTCGGCCCTGATCGCGGCGCGCGCGGCGCACCGCATGGGACAGCCTGAGCGACGCGACGTCTGGCTGGCCAAGGCGCAGGACGACCAGGCGCTGAAAACCGCGCGCCTGATGACGGCCATTGAACTCGCCGTCGACGGCCAGCAGCCCGAAAGCGCGCTGGAAGCGATCAGGGAACTCAATGCCAGCGGCATGCGCCATATCCATGCGCTGCGCCTGGCGCTCAAGGCCAACCAGCGCGCCAAGAACTGGCCCGAAGTGCTGCGCCTGGTGCGCTTGCTCGACAAGCGCAACGCATTGCATCCGGCGCTGTCGCACCGCCTGCGCGAACTGGCCTATGAGGCGCTGCTTTCCAGCGTTGCGCATGACACCGAATCGATTCGGCGGATTTGGGCGGCCGTGCCTGCCGAAGACCGCGTGCGGCCGTTCGTGGCGGTGCGCGCCGCCGGGGCGTTCAACGCCAGCGGACTGCACGACGAGGCGCGTACCATCGTGGAAAAGGCGCTGGAGGTCGAATGGGACGAGCGCCTGGTGCGCGCGTACGGCAATTCCGCGGCGGCCGAAGGATCGCCCGCCCTGCTGGCCCAGATCGAACGCTGCGAGGAATGGGCGCGTTCGCATCCTTCCGACTCCGAGCTGGCGCTCACGCTGGGCGTGCTCTGCCTGCGCCAGAAATTGTGGGGCAAGGCGCAGCGCCACCTGGAGCAGGCGCTGTCGGAGGCATCCGGCGCGTCCACGGTGCGCGAAGCGCATCTGAAGCTGGCGCAACTGCACGAAGCGCTGAAGCAGCCGGACGAAGCGGCCGCGCATTATCGCCAGTGCGCACTGGCCAGCATCCTGTAG